From a region of the Flavobacterium sediminilitoris genome:
- a CDS encoding alkaline phosphatase PhoX, translated as MKTNFKTLLLCTMSVMVISCNQDDDSNVETEEKVVLANHSETPVFLAKKSGFENIEIYSILSSEDQLTQSPNFVYGSMADGMGLMKNSDGTFSLINNIEADYSIARISFDKTFKPVKGEYILNAAATARTAQCSGSLVTPEEHGFGPLFLSGGEWGGASKGVFATDPFKSAENAELATLLPALGQWSTENAVVIGKDAYPNKTVAFIGDDTSDNTTPSGQLAMYVGNRGDLASGNLYGLKVTQTGINFEMDMQEGVTYPVEFVEYNERTLNELEQESRDNGIMGFSRVEDIDYRKGSASANREIYFAVTGRKSTALTGKGSFYGRIYKVILDANDPKIATITCVLDGDKLSGVARQFHSPDNIVVTKDYAYIQEDPNGYPDTADKTHFSYLYQYNLNTGALKVVLECDQNAAQNAGYGSASSLWELTGMIDVSDIIGVEGSFLICTQNHGWENASFTDVNANPSTDSSEASVLYLIKGLER; from the coding sequence ATGAAAACAAATTTTAAGACTTTATTATTATGTACTATGTCAGTGATGGTCATTTCTTGTAACCAAGATGATGATTCAAATGTCGAAACTGAAGAAAAAGTCGTTTTAGCCAATCATTCCGAAACTCCAGTTTTTTTAGCTAAAAAATCAGGTTTTGAAAATATTGAAATTTATTCAATATTAAGCTCAGAAGACCAACTTACACAATCTCCTAATTTTGTATATGGTTCAATGGCAGACGGAATGGGATTAATGAAAAACAGTGATGGTACTTTTTCTTTAATCAATAATATTGAAGCAGATTATTCTATCGCAAGAATTTCATTTGATAAAACATTCAAACCAGTAAAGGGAGAATATATTTTAAATGCAGCAGCTACAGCACGTACAGCGCAATGTTCAGGTTCATTAGTAACACCAGAAGAGCATGGATTTGGTCCATTATTCCTTTCAGGAGGAGAATGGGGTGGAGCTTCGAAAGGAGTTTTTGCTACTGATCCATTTAAAAGTGCTGAAAACGCAGAATTAGCTACATTATTACCAGCTTTAGGACAATGGTCTACTGAAAATGCAGTAGTGATAGGTAAAGATGCATATCCAAATAAAACAGTAGCTTTCATAGGAGACGATACAAGTGATAACACAACTCCATCCGGACAATTAGCGATGTATGTAGGAAATAGAGGAGATTTAGCTAGTGGAAATTTATATGGATTAAAAGTTACTCAAACAGGAATTAACTTTGAAATGGACATGCAAGAAGGTGTTACATATCCAGTAGAATTTGTTGAATATAATGAAAGAACATTAAACGAATTAGAACAAGAGTCTAGAGATAATGGCATTATGGGATTCTCAAGAGTAGAAGATATTGATTACAGAAAAGGATCGGCTTCTGCTAATAGAGAAATTTACTTTGCTGTAACAGGAAGAAAATCAACTGCATTAACAGGAAAAGGATCGTTCTATGGTAGAATTTATAAAGTAATTCTAGACGCAAATGATCCTAAAATAGCTACTATTACATGTGTTTTAGATGGCGATAAATTATCAGGAGTTGCAAGACAATTTCATAGTCCAGACAATATAGTTGTAACAAAAGATTATGCCTACATTCAAGAAGATCCTAACGGATATCCAGATACAGCAGATAAAACACACTTTTCATATTTATACCAATATAATTTAAATACAGGAGCATTAAAAGTAGTTTTAGAATGCGATCAAAATGCAGCTCAAAATGCAGGTTATGGTTCAGCAAGTAGTTTATGGGAACTAACAGGAATGATCGATGTATCTGATATTATTGGAGTTGAAGGAAGTTTCTTAATTTGTACGCAAAATCATGGTTGGGAAAACGCAAGTTTTACAGATGTAAATGCAAATCCAAGTACAGATAGTAGTGAAGCAAGTGTATTATATCTTATAAAAGGTTTGGAGAGATAA
- a CDS encoding heavy-metal-associated domain-containing protein, with translation MKNIILKTAMIITIIMMSNNLNAQIAKAEIRATGLTCSMCSNAINKQLKNLPEVQEVDTDLNTNTFIVTLKEGNTINPNVFKESVEKAGFFIGSLILTTNSENVLNDKSFVLIEDKKISTNEEVQIQILDKGYVTDKEFKKLAKKYKNIETYLSNTKDVFHIKVVN, from the coding sequence ATGAAAAATATCATCCTAAAAACAGCCATGATTATTACTATAATCATGATGAGTAATAATTTAAATGCTCAAATAGCAAAAGCAGAAATTAGAGCAACAGGACTAACCTGTTCTATGTGTTCAAATGCAATTAATAAACAACTTAAAAACCTTCCAGAAGTACAAGAAGTAGACACTGATTTAAATACAAATACTTTTATTGTTACACTTAAAGAAGGAAACACAATAAATCCAAATGTGTTTAAAGAAAGCGTTGAAAAAGCAGGTTTCTTTATTGGATCACTTATTCTTACAACAAATTCAGAAAATGTACTTAACGATAAATCATTTGTACTAATTGAGGACAAAAAAATAAGCACAAATGAAGAAGTACAAATTCAAATCTTAGATAAAGGATATGTAACAGACAAAGAATTTAAAAAATTAGCTAAAAAATATAAAAATATTGAAACATACCTTTCAAATACAAAAGATGTTTTTCATATTAAAGTTGTAAACTAA
- a CDS encoding helix-turn-helix domain-containing protein has translation MKVYIKNMVCGRCILVVKSELEKLGLNILSIELGEVTLSKPISIEEKKKISKQLEPFGFEILDDTNSKIIEKIKNILIDLIQNKNNDINVNISDYLKDKLRQDYSKLSNLFSDIEGISIEKYFINLKIEKVKELIVYDELSLTEIANLLNYSSSAHLSNQFKKVTGFSPSYFKKLKENKRIQIDQL, from the coding sequence ATGAAAGTATACATTAAAAATATGGTTTGCGGTAGATGTATCCTAGTAGTTAAGTCTGAGTTAGAAAAACTCGGGCTTAACATACTTTCTATAGAATTAGGAGAAGTTACCCTATCAAAACCAATATCTATTGAAGAAAAAAAGAAAATTAGTAAGCAATTAGAACCATTTGGTTTTGAAATTTTAGATGATACAAATAGTAAAATAATTGAAAAAATAAAAAATATTTTAATAGACCTAATTCAAAATAAGAACAACGATATCAATGTAAATATATCAGATTACTTAAAAGACAAACTTCGTCAAGATTATAGTAAATTAAGTAATCTATTTTCAGATATTGAAGGAATAAGTATTGAAAAATACTTTATCAATCTTAAAATTGAAAAAGTAAAAGAGCTAATCGTTTATGATGAATTATCGCTGACCGAAATTGCTAACCTATTAAATTATAGTAGTAGTGCGCATTTGAGTAATCAGTTTAAAAAAGTGACAGGCTTTTCACCATCATACTTTAAAAAGCTCAAAGAGAATAAACGAATTCAAATAGATCAATTATAA
- a CDS encoding multicopper oxidase family protein: MGKTYYLLFALLLTASIFSQNVVRYDLHVRDSIVNFSGKEKRAIAVNGQIPMPTLTFTEGDIAEIHVYNELKESTSLHWHGLYLPNKEDGVPFLTQMPIEPGTEHVYRFPIIQSGTHWYHSHSGMQEQIGMYGSLILKKKQDDPTFRTGIDDLPQVPIILSEWTDYNPNNVHRMLHNASDWFAIKKGTTQSYAEAIREGHFKTKLTNEWKRMLAMDVSDVYYDTFLINGQHESQLSQFKAGDRVRLRIANGGASSYFWLTYAGGKITVVANDGNDVEPVEVDRLIIGVSETYDVIVTIPAENTSYEFLATPEDRTKSTSIYIGKGIKQLVSPMPKLKYFEGMKMMNDMMNMDGTMDDMGMDMSFQKMDMNTVMYPEITGNSQKTKKEKHEGMNMEGMDHSKHNMNSTASDVVTLNYGMLKSPTKTTLPKEAPVRELRFELTGNMNRYVWSMDNKVMAETDKILIKKGEILRITLYNNSMMRHPMHLHGHDFRVLNGQGDYAPLKNVLDIMPMETDVIEFEANADGDWFFHCHILYHMMAGMNRVFSYEDSQPNPYLPNREKAYKKLQTESNQFHLMAENDFATNGNDGQIMLQNTRWSINSEWRLGYNDHHGYESETHIGRYIGRNQWFMPFIGFDARYRKLDSGEIEENLFGQKSTKDKRIQASLGFVYTLPLLVNFQAEVYHDGNVRLQLMREDIPISKRLRMAFMINTDKEYMTGFKYIASKNIGITTHYDSDMGIGFGVNLNY, translated from the coding sequence ATGGGAAAAACATATTATTTACTATTCGCACTATTACTAACAGCATCAATTTTTAGTCAAAATGTGGTGCGATATGATTTGCATGTTAGGGATTCCATTGTAAATTTTTCAGGAAAAGAAAAAAGAGCCATTGCAGTAAACGGTCAAATTCCAATGCCAACGCTAACATTTACAGAAGGTGATATTGCAGAAATTCATGTGTATAATGAATTGAAAGAATCAACATCCTTACATTGGCACGGATTGTATTTGCCTAATAAAGAAGATGGTGTGCCGTTTTTAACACAAATGCCTATTGAGCCAGGAACCGAACATGTATATCGTTTTCCAATTATCCAATCAGGAACACACTGGTATCATAGTCACAGTGGTATGCAAGAACAAATAGGAATGTATGGTTCTTTAATTTTAAAGAAAAAACAAGATGACCCAACTTTTAGAACTGGAATTGATGATCTTCCACAAGTTCCAATAATATTAAGTGAATGGACAGATTATAATCCAAACAATGTACATCGCATGTTGCATAACGCTTCCGATTGGTTTGCCATAAAAAAGGGAACAACCCAAAGTTATGCTGAAGCTATTCGAGAAGGGCATTTTAAGACAAAATTGACAAACGAATGGAAACGTATGCTTGCCATGGATGTTAGTGATGTGTATTATGATACGTTTTTAATAAACGGACAACATGAAAGTCAATTATCTCAATTCAAAGCAGGAGATAGAGTTCGTTTACGAATAGCTAATGGTGGTGCTTCATCCTATTTTTGGTTAACCTATGCAGGTGGAAAAATAACTGTTGTAGCCAATGATGGAAATGATGTAGAACCAGTAGAAGTTGACCGATTAATTATTGGTGTTTCAGAAACGTATGATGTTATTGTAACAATTCCTGCCGAAAATACTTCGTATGAATTTTTAGCAACTCCAGAAGATAGAACAAAATCTACTTCTATTTATATAGGTAAAGGAATTAAGCAATTAGTGAGTCCAATGCCAAAATTAAAATATTTTGAAGGGATGAAAATGATGAATGATATGATGAATATGGATGGAACTATGGACGACATGGGAATGGATATGAGTTTTCAAAAAATGGACATGAATACGGTGATGTATCCTGAAATTACAGGAAACAGTCAAAAAACAAAGAAAGAGAAGCATGAAGGAATGAATATGGAAGGAATGGATCATTCAAAACACAATATGAATTCAACTGCATCTGATGTTGTTACTTTGAATTACGGGATGTTAAAATCGCCAACAAAAACAACATTGCCAAAAGAGGCTCCAGTTCGTGAACTTCGCTTTGAATTAACCGGGAATATGAATCGCTATGTTTGGAGTATGGATAACAAAGTAATGGCGGAAACCGATAAAATTTTGATAAAAAAAGGAGAAATACTTCGTATTACTTTATATAATAATTCTATGATGCGCCATCCCATGCATTTACATGGTCATGATTTTAGAGTTTTAAATGGACAAGGAGATTATGCTCCTTTAAAAAATGTATTGGACATTATGCCAATGGAGACAGATGTTATAGAATTTGAAGCCAATGCAGATGGCGATTGGTTTTTTCATTGTCATATTTTATATCACATGATGGCAGGAATGAATCGTGTTTTTAGTTACGAAGATTCGCAACCTAATCCTTATTTACCGAATAGAGAAAAAGCTTATAAAAAATTGCAAACCGAAAGCAATCAGTTTCATCTCATGGCAGAAAATGACTTTGCAACCAACGGAAATGACGGACAAATAATGTTGCAAAACACGCGTTGGAGTATAAATTCCGAATGGAGATTAGGTTATAATGACCATCATGGTTATGAATCGGAAACACATATTGGTCGTTATATTGGAAGAAACCAATGGTTTATGCCATTTATTGGTTTTGACGCACGTTATCGAAAGTTAGATTCTGGAGAAATTGAAGAAAATCTTTTTGGACAAAAAAGTACAAAAGATAAACGAATCCAAGCTAGTTTAGGTTTTGTATATACGTTGCCTTTATTGGTTAATTTTCAAGCCGAAGTTTATCATGATGGTAATGTTAGATTACAACTAATGCGTGAAGATATTCCCATTTCAAAGCGATTACGAATGGCATTTATGATCAATACAGATAAAGAATATATGACCGGATTCAAATATATTGCAAGTAAAAATATCGGAATAACAACTCATTATGATAGCGATATGGGTATTGGATTTGGAGTTAATTTAAACTATTAA
- a CDS encoding heavy metal translocating P-type ATPase, whose protein sequence is MTHKYQILGVTCSGCEAKVKESLSKVPNVKEVNVSKEEKQVTITMSNHVELNVLQEALGGKESKYQISLLNNHSEETPKKSCCSSVKKEHNHQEQSYNHQAGKYYCPMHCEGDKVYDKAGDCPVCGMDLVQQPVLTQKVQYTCPMHPEVIKDEPGSCPICGMDLVPMEPTDSEENEAYKKLWHKMKIATLFTIPIFIISMSEMIPNNPLFKIMELSKWNWVQFILTIPVVFYACWMFFERAWKSIINWNLNMFTLIGIGTGVAFVFSIIGMLFPSVFPSEFKTSEGTVHLYFEATAVVLTLVLLGQLLEAKAHSRTSGAIKELLKLAPTEATLVNNGEEKVIAIHSIKKGDIIRVKPGEKIPVDGKIIEGNSTIDESMITGEPIPVDKRIDDTVTSGTINGTKSFLMIAEKIGSETLLSQIVQMVSDASRSRAPIQNLVDKVAKYFVPVVVLISVITFIVWWQFGPEPKLVYAFVNAIAVLIIACPCALGLATPMSVMVGVGKGAKSGVLIKNAEAIEKMDKIDVLITDKTGTLTEGKPSVEKIVVKERLENEILGKIASLNQNSEHPLAEAVVRFAKSKNVTFSKVENFESITGKGVIGFINQEKISLGNKKILEQEGIQVLSEIEKEVILEQKKGKTVSYIAIDKKVVGYITITDAIKQTSLEAVQELKRQGVEVVMLTGDNENTAKSVADYLGLTEFKASCLPQDKLEYIKALQAKGKVVAMAGDGINDAPALAQSDIGIAMGTGTDVAIESAKITLVKGDLQGIVKAKNLSHAVMKNIKQNLFFAFIYNSVGVPIAAGILFPVFGLLLSPMIAALAMSLSSVSVIANALRLRTIKI, encoded by the coding sequence ATGACTCATAAATATCAAATACTAGGAGTAACATGTTCAGGTTGTGAAGCTAAAGTGAAAGAGAGCTTGTCTAAAGTTCCAAATGTAAAAGAGGTTAACGTTTCAAAAGAAGAAAAACAAGTTACTATAACCATGTCAAACCATGTAGAACTTAATGTTTTACAAGAAGCTTTGGGCGGAAAAGAAAGTAAATATCAAATTTCATTATTAAACAATCATTCTGAAGAGACACCAAAGAAAAGTTGTTGTTCATCAGTAAAAAAAGAACACAATCATCAAGAGCAAAGCTATAATCATCAAGCAGGGAAATATTATTGTCCAATGCATTGTGAAGGTGATAAAGTCTATGATAAAGCAGGTGATTGTCCTGTTTGTGGAATGGATTTAGTACAACAACCTGTATTGACTCAAAAAGTACAATATACATGTCCTATGCATCCAGAAGTAATTAAAGATGAACCTGGAAGTTGTCCTATTTGCGGAATGGATTTAGTGCCAATGGAGCCAACGGATTCCGAAGAAAATGAAGCATACAAGAAGTTATGGCATAAAATGAAAATTGCAACTCTCTTTACAATTCCTATTTTCATTATTTCCATGTCAGAAATGATTCCAAATAATCCACTTTTTAAGATAATGGAATTAAGTAAATGGAATTGGGTTCAATTTATATTGACTATTCCAGTTGTTTTTTATGCCTGTTGGATGTTTTTTGAAAGAGCATGGAAATCCATCATCAATTGGAACTTAAACATGTTTACCTTAATAGGTATTGGAACAGGAGTCGCTTTTGTTTTTAGTATTATTGGAATGCTTTTTCCATCTGTTTTTCCATCAGAATTTAAAACATCAGAAGGAACTGTTCATTTGTATTTTGAAGCTACAGCAGTTGTATTAACATTAGTTTTATTAGGACAGTTGCTTGAAGCAAAAGCACATAGTAGAACAAGTGGAGCAATTAAAGAATTATTAAAATTAGCGCCAACAGAAGCTACTTTAGTAAATAATGGAGAAGAAAAAGTTATTGCCATTCACAGTATTAAAAAAGGAGATATTATTCGTGTAAAACCAGGAGAGAAAATCCCAGTTGATGGAAAAATTATTGAAGGAAATAGTACTATTGATGAATCCATGATTACGGGCGAACCCATTCCTGTTGATAAAAGAATAGACGACACAGTAACTTCAGGAACAATTAACGGAACAAAATCGTTTTTAATGATTGCTGAAAAAATAGGATCCGAAACGTTATTGTCACAAATAGTTCAAATGGTTAGCGATGCTAGCCGTTCAAGAGCTCCAATTCAAAATTTAGTAGATAAGGTAGCAAAATATTTTGTTCCTGTTGTAGTATTAATTTCAGTAATTACGTTTATAGTTTGGTGGCAATTCGGACCAGAACCAAAGCTAGTCTACGCTTTTGTGAATGCCATTGCAGTATTAATCATCGCTTGTCCATGTGCTTTAGGATTAGCAACACCTATGTCGGTTATGGTTGGAGTAGGAAAAGGAGCGAAATCAGGAGTGTTAATTAAAAATGCAGAAGCCATTGAAAAAATGGACAAAATAGATGTTTTAATTACCGATAAAACGGGAACGCTAACTGAAGGAAAACCATCTGTTGAAAAAATTGTAGTTAAAGAAAGATTAGAAAATGAAATTTTAGGCAAAATTGCTTCCTTAAATCAAAATAGCGAACATCCATTAGCTGAAGCAGTAGTTCGTTTTGCAAAATCTAAAAATGTAACTTTTTCTAAAGTAGAAAATTTCGAATCCATCACAGGTAAAGGTGTAATAGGATTTATAAATCAAGAAAAAATAAGCTTAGGAAATAAAAAAATACTAGAACAAGAAGGAATTCAAGTTCTCTCTGAAATTGAAAAAGAAGTAATTTTAGAACAAAAGAAAGGAAAAACAGTTTCATATATTGCAATTGATAAAAAAGTGGTAGGCTATATTACCATTACTGATGCAATTAAGCAAACTAGTCTTGAAGCTGTTCAAGAACTGAAACGCCAAGGAGTTGAGGTTGTAATGCTAACAGGTGACAATGAAAATACAGCAAAATCAGTTGCCGATTACTTAGGTTTAACCGAGTTTAAAGCGAGTTGTTTACCACAAGACAAGTTGGAATACATAAAAGCATTACAAGCAAAAGGTAAAGTAGTAGCCATGGCTGGAGATGGAATAAACGATGCTCCTGCATTGGCACAATCAGATATAGGAATAGCAATGGGAACAGGAACAGATGTTGCTATAGAAAGTGCTAAAATTACACTCGTAAAAGGAGACTTACAAGGCATTGTGAAAGCAAAAAACTTAAGTCATGCTGTAATGAAAAATATCAAACAAAATCTATTCTTTGCCTTTATTTATAATTCAGTAGGAGTTCCAATAGCAGCAGGAATTTTATTCCCAGTTTTTGGATTATTACTTTCTCCTATGATAGCAGCATTAGCAATGAGTTTAAGTTCAGTATCAGTAATTGCAAACGCATTACGATTGCGAACCATAAAAATTTAA
- a CDS encoding TlpA family protein disulfide reductase — MNKIMIVVFLFSIGMQAQIKIGDQLPSFTLKNTLNQEVNSNEFKGKWILFDFWASWCAPCRIANKKMVKLYDEIDHNKLEIVGISVDKDEEKWKKAILKDKIKYAQLIDPKGFNAETALLFGVEELPTTFLFNSEGKLIAINPTEEEITNYIK; from the coding sequence ATGAATAAAATAATGATCGTAGTATTTCTATTTTCAATAGGAATGCAAGCTCAAATAAAAATAGGAGATCAGTTACCTTCTTTTACGCTTAAAAATACTTTAAATCAAGAAGTTAATAGTAATGAGTTTAAAGGGAAATGGATATTATTTGACTTTTGGGCATCTTGGTGTGCACCATGTAGAATTGCAAATAAAAAGATGGTAAAATTATATGATGAAATAGATCATAATAAACTCGAAATCGTTGGCATATCCGTTGATAAAGACGAAGAAAAATGGAAAAAAGCCATTTTAAAAGATAAAATTAAATACGCACAACTTATAGATCCAAAAGGATTTAATGCAGAAACCGCACTTTTGTTTGGTGTTGAAGAACTTCCAACAACTTTTTTATTCAATTCAGAAGGGAAATTAATAGCAATAAACCCAACTGAAGAAGAAATAACTAATTATATAAAATAA
- a CDS encoding DUF3347 domain-containing protein yields MKNSLKIFMVAFSMLSFIACDAQIKNAKTATVKISGNCGMCKSTIEKAGNLKKVANVDWNKETKTAEITFDSKKTNQDEILKRIALAGYDNEKFLAPNDVYDNLHGCCQYNRESKEVVKEEKHHSEEKTMQQEDGKLTTVFEKYFILKDALVMSDVSKSTTISNELIAAINAVDMKVLANDVHMVWMKKRNAIEETTKAISSSKDIDNQRKQFITLSNDIYDIIKVSKFQSPIYIQHCPMANNGKGANWLSKESTVKNPYYGSKMLSCGKVVETIK; encoded by the coding sequence ATGAAAAATTCATTAAAAATTTTCATGGTAGCATTCTCAATGTTATCATTCATCGCTTGCGATGCACAAATTAAAAATGCAAAAACAGCTACAGTTAAAATATCAGGAAACTGTGGAATGTGTAAATCTACAATAGAAAAAGCAGGAAACCTTAAAAAGGTAGCAAACGTAGATTGGAATAAAGAAACTAAAACAGCAGAAATTACTTTTGATTCAAAAAAAACAAATCAAGATGAAATTCTAAAAAGAATAGCACTTGCAGGTTATGATAATGAAAAATTTCTAGCGCCTAATGATGTGTATGATAATTTACACGGATGTTGTCAATACAATAGAGAATCAAAAGAAGTTGTAAAAGAAGAAAAGCACCACTCTGAAGAAAAAACAATGCAACAAGAAGATGGAAAATTAACCACTGTTTTTGAAAAATATTTCATATTAAAAGATGCTTTGGTTATGAGTGATGTATCTAAATCAACAACTATTTCTAATGAACTTATTGCAGCTATAAATGCAGTTGATATGAAAGTATTAGCAAATGATGTTCACATGGTTTGGATGAAAAAAAGGAACGCAATAGAAGAAACAACCAAAGCCATTTCGAGTTCAAAAGATATAGATAATCAACGTAAACAATTCATAACATTATCGAATGATATCTATGATATTATAAAAGTTTCAAAATTTCAATCGCCAATTTACATTCAACATTGTCCAATGGCAAATAATGGAAAAGGAGCAAATTGGTTAAGTAAAGAAAGTACAGTTAAAAATCCATATTATGGAAGCAAAATGCTTTCATGTGGAAAAGTAGTTGAAACAATAAAGTAA